The Osmerus eperlanus chromosome 15, fOsmEpe2.1, whole genome shotgun sequence genome includes a window with the following:
- the itprid1 gene encoding proline-rich protein 36 yields the protein MASEGTAAEKRANLVASRPLWSNMELCPSESSLTQGQHRAGDSTQDSVRDWLTTVNEVDPKPEQSRQAAESLKRNASSEDDLALGVEASLYGKHGVRTVQEFLRSTRPDLSRWNSVTSALSTQSSPLSVMDVLNLWKDDPEEVLFDLGFGSDEPDLSGRIPARFINHQSHARGINVQVLLEAQKNRLDIENPDVSNRFRQLEVLQQVTTAFSTLVGGPAPSASPHAGAPSPGRDLSAEARERRRRMGMLFRKASRRSLGQTQTFQEQPPASSPSDQPEEPPSSIPDKPATLRRTRLVIQESICLSPLAEEQGTLLDSLEAPAVEARLGLGKEIQAVTSSAALARKRSPGQARESFEMEEIHSFDDGSIAGSYSGTGDNTAQAVMRTNSCQSDSSGFLEEPFIPSLHSLQLSPGPGPEHGLWPRYGPWPGSGTGLGSGPGLESGSVHGIGTEHLKALSGGSIDSQVTVKEASLDRSCPASPPPSSTSLSNPPSPSSPTSLSNPPSPSSPTSLSNPPSPSSPTSLSNPPSPSSPTSLSNPPSPSSPTSLSNLPSPSSPTSLSNLPSPSSPPSPSSSSHFPLFTSPFPNPSSTVFPSSLHFSSSSSAYDISATLLFSPTSAACYSIYPSSPYPSSPASPSCLSASLPGSASPLERPASPVERQDLHVERPVSPLERPDSVLERPVSPFERPNLLFERPNSTLGRPDSSGRTPETPAERDVISDKAMGTAPSLMEDVFSGEDGKFSDCGISCHNNPDLSFRDVRKRDTDHFTLGVAGSREGEEEGESEKGRE from the exons ATGGCCTCTGAGGGGACTGCAGCAGAGAAGAGAGCCAACCTGGTGGCCTCCAGGCCCCTGTGGAGCAACATGGAGTTGTGCCCGTCAGAGTCGTCTCTGACACAGGGACAACACAGAGCTG GAGACAGTACCCAGGATAGTGTGAGAGACTGGCTCACCACCGTCAATGA AGTGGATCCAAAACCAGAACAGAGCAGACAAGCTGCAG AGTCCCTGAAGAGGAATGCCAGCAGTGAGGATGACTTAGCGTTGGGTGTGGAAG CTTCTTTATATGGTAAACACGGAGTGAGGACTGTCCAGGAATTTCTGCG GTCAACCCGGCCAGATCTCAGCAGGTGGAACAGCGTCACCTCAGCCCTCTCCACCCAGTCATCTCCTCTCAG TGTGATGGACGTGCTCAACCTGTGGAAGGACGACCCAGAGGAGGTGTTGTTCGATCTGGGCTTCGGCAGCGACGAGCCCGACCTGTCCGGTCGCATCCCGGCCCGCTTCATCAACCACCAGTCGCACGCCCGCGGGATCAACGTCCAGGTTCTCCTGGAGGCGCAGAAGAACCGCCTGGACATCGAGAACCCAGACGTCAGCA ACCGCTTCAGACAGTTAGAGGTGCTACAGCAGGTGACCACAGCCTTCTCCACCCTGGTCGGAGGCCCTGCCCCCTCCGCTTCCCCCCACGCCGGAGCACCATCTCCAGGGAGAGACCTCTCCGCCGaagccagggagaggaggaggcggatgGGTATGCTCTTCCGCAAGGCCTCCAGGAGAAGCCTTGGCCAAACCCAGACCTTCCAGGAACAACCCCCTGCCTCTAGCCCCTCTGACCAGCCAGAGGAGCCCCCGTCCAGCATCCCTGACAAACCCGCCACCCTGAGGAGAACCAGGCTTGTCATCCAGGAGAGTATCTGCTTGTCCCCCCTGGCGGAGGAGCAAGGAACGCTGCTGGACTCCCTAGAGGCCCCTGCGGTAGAAGCACGACTGGGACTGGGGAAAGAGATCCAGGCTGTGACCTCCAGTGCTGCCCTAGCTAGGAAGAGGAGCCCTGGGCAGGCCAGAGAGTCGTTTGAAATGGAagag ATTCACAGTTTTGATGATGGCAGTATCGCTGGTAGCTATTCAGGAACTGGGGACAACACAG CCCAGGCTGTGATGAGGACCAACAGCTGCCAGTCTGACAGCAGTGGCTTCCTGGAAGAGCCCTTCATCCCCAGCCTACACAGCCTGCAGCTCtcgcctgggcctgggcctgaacATGGGCTCTGGCCCAGGTATGGGCCTTGGCCTGGGTCTGGAACAGGGTTAGGATCTGGGCCTGGGCTTGAGTCTGGTTCTGTCCATGGTATTGGCACTGAGCACTTGAAG GCTCTGTCTGGGGGCAGCATTGACAGTCAGGTGACTGTCAAAGAGGCTTCCCTGGACCGCTCCTGtcccgcctccccccctccctcctctacctccttatccaatcccccctctccttcctcccctaccTCCTTATCCAATCCCccgtctccttcctcccctacctccttatccaatcccccctctccttcctcccctacctccttatccaatcccccctctccttcctcccctacctccttatccaatcccccctctccttcctcccctacctccttatccaatctcccctctccttcctcccctacctccttatccaatctcccctctccttcctcccctccatccccctcctcttcctcccatttTCCCTTGTTCACATCCCCGTTTCCCAATCCCTCCTCTACggttttcccctcctctcttcacttctcctcctcctcctctgcctacGATATATCTGctacccttctcttctctcctaccTCCGCCGCCTGTTACTCCATCTatccttcctctccctacccctcctctcccgcctCCCCCTCTTGTCTCTCCGCAAGTCTCCCAGGTTCAGCCTCACCTCTGGAGAGACCAGCATCACCTGTAGAACGACAAGATTTACATGTAGAAAGACCAGTTTCACCTCTAGAAAGACCCGATTCGGTTCTCGAAAGACCAGTCTCGCCTTTTGAGAGACCCAACCTGCTCTTTGAGAGACCCAACTCCACCTTAGGAAGACCAGACTCCTCAGGAaggacaccagagacaccagcaGAGCGGGATGTTATCTCTGACAAAGCCATGGGAACGGCTCCAAGCCTAATGGAGGATGTCTTCTCTGGGGAAGATGGAAAGTTCTCAGACTGTGGGATATCTTGTCATAATAACCCAGACTTGTCTTTCCGAGACGTTCGTAAACGAGACACAGACCACTTCACTCTGGGCGTTGCGGGAAgccgagagggggaggaggagggggagagtgaaaaG gggagagagtga
- the LOC134035248 gene encoding uncharacterized protein LOC134035248 — MVGVREGEREGENEGEREGEREEEREGESDGADADTVQTENVDCDLGMDCSGTAGDPVVLDQGETHCLGLIEIEALESVFGCSAEVLEAVGEDEEKDCVCEEDDRDKPVWVCESDVSAEPSSLSSPVHVELHRLESLGRSTVSVVPALAPAPIPTSTPTPADLQRGAFQSKRSVSVQMPSSLSSCSLSTSIVSHDNALRPLPQSHLPDRRISLPKRARSDADSNYVKGSDSAPVIMETNATTLPERPSFPPSPPHWRSRYSSQRSGSFRMTSTSRDTGPCQEREEEGGGEDEEVDVRWRGALRGGTEACCSCEHRCSCCAHNSWQKQPSTFPYSVDELEGMMRCLKKFCSVLTDMEERLSEDQASVYSSLSLTDREEVRDILELRNAVKQEAGELEQQLTDLVHHYDDSFKMKMNRLLDEQSFLCSQLRLLPPGTTPTPSHTSTRNVATQCCMLPYSPLKNISEPHLQSSGSTWDLDSRPPLPVSNSIDEGLDGSSTSKSDKLDFVGLLQKLKKSLRHSVNTDSLE; from the exons atggtgggagtgagggagggagagagggagggagagaatgagggggagagggaaggagagagggaggaagagagagagggagaaagtgatgGAGCTGATGCTGACACTGTACAGACAGAGAATGTCGACTGCGATCTGGGCATGGATTGTTCCGGTACTGCAGGGGACCCAGTGGTTCTGGATCAAGGAGAGACACACTGTCTGGGTCTGATAGAGATCGAGGCGTTGGAGAGTGTGTTTGGCTGTTCTGCGGAAGTCCTTGAAGCGGTTGGtgaagatgaagagaaagacTGTGTATGTGAGGAGGATGATCGTGACAAACCCGTCTGGGTGTGTGAGTCTGATGTCTCAGCAGAGCCCAgctcgctctcctctccagtACACGTGGAACTACATCGTCTTGAGAGCTTAGGGAGATCCACTGTTTCAGTTGTCCCAGccttagccccagccccaataCCAACCTCCACCCCAACCCCTGCAGACCTCCAGAGAGGGGCTTTCCAGTCTAAGCGATCCGTCTCAGTCCAGAtgccctcctccttgtcctcctgctctctcagcACATCCATTGTATCCCATGACAACGCCCTCCGACCCCTCCCCCAGAGTCACCTGCCAGACCGACGGATTTCCCTCCCCAAAAGGGCGAGGTCGGACGCAGACTCAAATTACGTCAAAGGTTCGGACTCCGCCCCCGTCATCATGGAAACTAACGCCACAACGCTCCCTGAgcgtccctccttccctccctcgccccctcatTGGCGGTCCCGGTACAGTTCCCAGAGGTCCGGAAGTTTCCGGATGACGTCGACCTCCCGGGACACGGGGCCGTGTCAGGAgcgggaggaggaaggtgggggtgaggacgaGGAGGTGGACGTGAGGTGGCGAGGAGCCCTGCGGGGGGGCACAGAAGCCTGCTGCTCTTGTGAACACCGCTGTAGCTGCTGTGCTCACAACAGCTGGCAGAAACAGCCCTCAACCTTCCCT TATTCGGTGGATGAACTAGAGGGGATGATGCGCTGTTTGAAAAAGTTCTGCAGTGTTCTCACTGACATGGAGGAACGCCTGTCTGAGGACCAGGCCTCGGTCTacagctcgctctctctcacagacag ggaggaagtgagggacaTCTTGGAGCTGAGGAATGCAgtgaaacaggaagcaggagagTTGGAGCAGCAACTCACTGACCTGGTCCATCACTACGACGACAGCTTCAAAATG AAGATGAACaggctcctggatgagcaaTCGTTCCTCTGCTCCCAGctcaggctcctcccccctggcacCACGCCCACACCTAGCCACACCTCCACCAGGAACGTAGCCACTCAGTGCTGCATGTTGCCCTACTCGCCTTTGAAGAACATATCTGAGCCACACCTCCAGTCCTCGGGAAGTACCTGGGACTTGGACTCCAGACCGCCACTTCCTGTTTCGAACAGCATCGACGAGGGATTGGACGGCAGCTCCACTTCCAAGTCGGACAAACTTGACTTTGTTGGTTTATTACAGAAA CTGAAGAAGTCCTTGCGCCATTCCGTCAACACAGACTCGTTGGAGTGA
- the neurod6a gene encoding neurogenic differentiation factor 6-A, with the protein MLTLPFDEQSMMRERESHFGTNLSLDFVGDTKVSKQDPLMKSDTVSQADIRSMEEDESDREDDEREEGHDENGLPRRRGPRKKKMTKALIDRVKLRRMEANTRERNRMHGLNNALDSLRKVVPCYSKTQKLSKIETLRLAKNYIWALSEILSTGKRPDLLTFVQTLCKGLSQPTTNLVAGCLQLNARNVITDHSGEASFPGRSPFDAIYPPYHSSEVVASAGHGNSTMDSDKPFRPYNYCTSYESFYESTSPECSSPPFEAPLSPPLNFNGIFSLKHEDPADYGKSCHYGMRYCAVAGRSSIVQNSMSRGSSDIHVPYDIHLRSQFYPMQDELNTPFHN; encoded by the coding sequence ATGTTGACCTTACCGTTTGATGAACAATCCATGATGCGGGAAAGGGAGAGTCACTTTGGAACAAACCTTTCTCTGGACTTCGTGGGTGACACAAAGGTCAGTAAGCAGGACCCTTTAATGAAATCAGACACCGTCTCACAGGCCGACATAAGATCAATGGAGGAGGACGAGTCGGACAGGGAAGacgacgagagagaggagggccatGACGAGAACGGCTTACCAAGAAGGAGAGGACCTCGGAAGAAGAAAATGACAAAGGCTCTAATCGACAGGGTCAAACTGAGGCGCATGGAGGCCAACACGCGCGAGCGAAACAGGATGCACGGGCTTAACAACGCGCTGGACAGCTTGCGAAAGGTCGTACCCTGCTACTCAAAAACTCAGAAACTGTCTAAAATAGAAACCCTCCGCCTGGCGAAGAATTACATATGGGCCCTATCTGAGATTCTCAGCACCGGCAAGAGACCGGACCTATTAACCTTTGTCCAGACGTTGTGTAAAGGACTTTCTCAGCCAACAACAAATTTAGTTGCGGGTTGTCTACAGCTGAATGCCAGAAACGTCATCACAGACCACAGCGGAGAGGCCTCATTCCCAGGCAGGTCTCCATTCGACGCCATCTACCCACCTTACCACAGCTCCGAGGTCGTGGCTTCAGCGGGTCACGGaaacagcaccatggacagcgacAAGCCCTTCAGGCCCTACAACTACTGCACTTCCTATGAATCGTTTTACGAGAGCACGTCACCGGAGTGCTCAAGCCCGCCGTTCGAAGCTCCTCTCAGCCCGCCTCTCAACTTTAACGGTATATTCTCCCTCAAGCACGAAGACCCGGCGGACTACGGGAAAAGCTGTCATTATGGAATGCGTTACTGCGCGGTGGCAGGGCGAAGCTCTATCGTTCAGAATTCGATGTCGAGAGGGTCGTCAGACATCCACGTCCCCTATGACATCCATCTCCGCAGTCAGTTTTACCCGATGCAAGATGAATTAAACACTCCCTTTCATAATTAA